The proteins below come from a single Burkholderia humptydooensis genomic window:
- the bioB gene encoding biotin synthase BioB, giving the protein MTQAQTAPATTETPVAAPAAPRWRVADVIALYELPFNDLLFRAQQAHREHFDANAIQLSTLLSIKTGGCEEDCGYCSQSAHHETGLKAEKLMEVDAVLAAARTAKENGATRFCMGAAWRNPKDRHIEPIKDMIRGVKEMGLETCVTLGMLEAHQAKALAEAGLDYYNHNLDTSPEFYGQIISTRTYQDRLDTLERVRDAGINVCCGGIIGMGESRRERAGLIAQLANMDPYPESVPINNLVAIEGTPLENAQALDPFEFVRTIAVARITMPKAMVRLSAGREQLDDSMQALCFLAGANSMFYGDVLLTTGNPRAEADRKLLARLGMSAAEATQLSA; this is encoded by the coding sequence ATGACTCAAGCTCAAACCGCTCCCGCGACGACCGAAACGCCGGTGGCCGCGCCCGCCGCGCCGCGCTGGCGCGTCGCCGACGTGATCGCGCTCTACGAGCTGCCGTTCAACGATCTGCTGTTCCGCGCGCAGCAGGCGCACCGCGAGCACTTCGATGCGAATGCGATCCAGCTCTCGACGCTGCTGTCGATCAAGACGGGCGGCTGCGAGGAAGACTGCGGCTACTGCTCGCAATCCGCACACCACGAAACCGGCCTGAAGGCGGAGAAGCTGATGGAAGTGGACGCCGTGCTCGCCGCCGCGCGCACCGCGAAGGAAAACGGCGCGACGCGCTTCTGCATGGGCGCCGCGTGGCGCAATCCGAAGGATCGGCACATCGAACCGATCAAGGACATGATCCGCGGCGTGAAGGAGATGGGCCTCGAGACGTGCGTGACGCTCGGCATGCTCGAAGCGCACCAGGCGAAGGCGCTTGCCGAAGCGGGCCTCGACTACTACAACCACAACCTCGACACGTCGCCCGAGTTCTACGGGCAGATCATCTCGACGCGCACGTACCAGGATCGCCTCGACACGCTCGAGCGCGTGCGCGACGCGGGCATCAACGTGTGCTGCGGCGGGATCATCGGGATGGGCGAATCGCGCCGCGAGCGCGCGGGCCTCATCGCGCAGCTCGCGAACATGGACCCGTATCCGGAATCGGTGCCGATCAACAATCTCGTCGCGATCGAGGGCACGCCGCTCGAGAATGCGCAGGCGCTCGATCCGTTCGAGTTCGTGCGCACGATCGCGGTCGCGCGCATCACGATGCCGAAGGCGATGGTGCGGCTGTCGGCGGGCCGCGAGCAGCTCGACGATTCGATGCAGGCGCTGTGCTTCCTCGCCGGCGCGAATTCGATGTTCTACGGCGACGTGCTGCTGACGACCGGCAACCCGCGCGCCGAAGCGGACCGCAAGCTGCTCGCGCGGCTCGGGATGTCGGCCGCCGAAGCGACGC